A single genomic interval of Demequina sp. NBRC 110054 harbors:
- a CDS encoding DUF4190 domain-containing protein, with protein sequence MADDERRNPDEPWVAPPLGSDGASSGAYTDPFAAPTEQFPTQASSASVPPPPYGPGAPTSDPFAQQPGRIGQPTEASDWAQPYGQPYAAAAMPGGSRTDKNWMGLTSLVLGLVGVSLGGVILGHMGLSAVKRGEADNRGVALAGTIIGWISTAFFLIWLAFVAVWYVAGTESASTLGDAEYTWEDSTPEASESATADPYADLAQPGDGVFGYDEAARYFIVYVDGNVSEGTCLAPSYTSGYDLDVVDCSEEHVGEIYYTAPLADLMVDGDVTSDESFAAYGEACDAAFSPYLDDSGSPVTNQWLFGASDDGVLSADDTLMCVASDEFGSTTGTLAGSGGQIY encoded by the coding sequence GTGGCCGACGACGAGCGCCGTAACCCCGACGAGCCCTGGGTCGCCCCGCCCCTGGGCAGCGACGGCGCCTCGAGCGGCGCCTACACGGATCCGTTCGCCGCGCCGACCGAGCAGTTCCCGACGCAGGCGAGCTCCGCATCCGTGCCTCCGCCGCCCTATGGACCCGGCGCACCCACCTCGGACCCGTTCGCGCAGCAGCCCGGTCGCATCGGACAGCCGACCGAGGCTTCGGACTGGGCTCAGCCCTACGGTCAGCCCTACGCCGCGGCCGCGATGCCCGGCGGCTCCCGCACCGACAAGAACTGGATGGGCCTCACGAGCCTCGTGCTCGGCCTCGTCGGCGTCTCTCTCGGCGGCGTGATCCTGGGCCACATGGGTCTGAGCGCGGTCAAGCGGGGCGAGGCGGACAACCGCGGGGTCGCGCTCGCCGGCACGATCATCGGCTGGATCAGCACGGCGTTCTTCCTGATCTGGCTCGCCTTCGTTGCCGTGTGGTACGTCGCCGGCACCGAGTCCGCCTCCACGTTGGGCGACGCGGAGTACACCTGGGAGGACTCCACGCCCGAGGCGTCGGAGTCCGCGACGGCCGACCCGTACGCCGACCTCGCCCAGCCGGGCGACGGCGTGTTCGGCTACGACGAGGCCGCCCGCTACTTCATCGTCTACGTGGACGGGAACGTGTCCGAGGGGACCTGCCTCGCGCCGTCGTACACCTCAGGCTATGACCTCGACGTGGTCGACTGCTCCGAGGAGCACGTCGGGGAGATCTACTACACCGCACCCCTCGCGGACCTCATGGTGGACGGCGACGTCACGAGCGACGAGAGCTTTGCCGCGTACGGCGAGGCATGCGACGCGGCCTTCAGCCCGTACCTCGACGACAGCGGCAGCCCGGTGACGAACCAGTGGCTGTTCGGCGCCTCGGACGACGGGGTCCTCTCCGCAGACGACACGCTCATGTGCGTCGCCTCGGACGAGTTCGGCTCCACGACGGGCACGCTCGCAGGCTCGGGCGGCCAGATCTACTGA
- a CDS encoding alpha/beta hydrolase, with product MTDMRVLLLHGLGNHRPHEHWQWQLAERLRRDRVPVQHPQLPDPDAPTFEAWREVALAELEMLAGGGERVLLTHSLSCVLWARIAPELPARLRPHRVALIAPPSPARLAQVLPDFPFDTHVDLSELADTRVVARTSDPYRETSVTDASSLWSVPGHELPGKGHLNHEDGHGEWASALAWTLTGDDQAWRLATG from the coding sequence ATGACCGACATGCGTGTGCTGCTTCTCCATGGCCTGGGCAATCACAGGCCGCACGAGCACTGGCAGTGGCAGCTCGCGGAGCGGCTGCGGCGCGACCGCGTGCCAGTGCAGCATCCGCAGCTCCCCGATCCCGACGCCCCGACCTTCGAGGCGTGGCGCGAGGTGGCGCTGGCGGAGCTCGAGATGCTCGCGGGCGGAGGCGAGCGCGTCCTCCTCACCCACTCGCTGTCGTGCGTCCTGTGGGCGCGGATCGCTCCCGAGCTGCCCGCGCGGCTGCGCCCGCACCGGGTCGCCCTCATCGCGCCGCCCTCGCCCGCGCGCCTCGCGCAGGTGCTCCCGGACTTCCCGTTCGACACCCACGTGGACCTGAGCGAGCTCGCCGACACCCGCGTCGTCGCGCGGACGAGCGACCCGTACCGCGAGACCTCGGTGACGGACGCATCGTCCCTGTGGTCCGTCCCCGGCCACGAGCTGCCCGGAAAGGGGCACCTCAACCACGAGGACGGCCACGGCGAGTGGGCCTCCGCGCTCGCCTGGACCCTCACGGGGGACGACCAGGCGTGGAGGCTCGCCACCGGCTAG
- a CDS encoding MalY/PatB family protein encodes MNPLDQLTLDQLRERRSFKWAHYDADVIPMFVAEMDVPLAAPIREVLERAIAIGDTGYPGSWPLVDEFVSFADRHWGWEVDPRLVWPAPAVIPAYVEAFAEDTEPGDEVVITAPVYPPFTTYLRQSGRVVREAPLTDDLRLDLDALEAAFEAATAPREGSTERRSAGFLLCNPHNPGGTVHTRAELEAVSVLAHRYGITVVSDEIHAPLVYSGAEFVPYTSVDPRGIAVQSASKAFNLAAMPAAQMIVGEERRSWLARFRQGAHGHPTYLGTVAGSVAYREGDDWLASLLVGLEANRDTMLDFVESDLPGVTSSANPSTFLAWLDFRGTAAAGGRDLGDEPATALLKSGRVALNPGTHFGGGGAGHARLNFATSPTVLREGLARIASVVTG; translated from the coding sequence GTGAACCCCCTCGATCAGCTCACCCTCGACCAGCTCCGCGAGCGCCGCTCCTTCAAGTGGGCGCACTACGACGCGGATGTCATCCCGATGTTCGTCGCCGAGATGGACGTGCCGCTCGCAGCTCCGATCCGCGAGGTGCTCGAGCGCGCGATCGCGATCGGCGACACGGGATACCCGGGATCGTGGCCGCTGGTCGACGAGTTCGTCTCCTTCGCCGATCGCCACTGGGGCTGGGAGGTCGACCCGCGACTCGTGTGGCCCGCGCCCGCCGTCATCCCCGCCTATGTCGAGGCGTTCGCCGAGGACACCGAGCCGGGCGACGAGGTCGTCATCACCGCACCGGTGTACCCGCCCTTCACGACGTACCTGCGCCAGTCGGGACGCGTGGTGCGCGAGGCGCCGCTCACCGACGATCTGCGTCTCGACCTCGACGCCCTCGAGGCGGCGTTCGAGGCCGCGACCGCGCCCCGCGAGGGCTCGACCGAGCGCCGCAGCGCGGGCTTCCTGCTGTGCAACCCGCACAACCCTGGAGGCACGGTCCACACGCGCGCGGAGCTCGAGGCCGTCTCTGTGCTCGCCCATCGCTACGGCATCACCGTGGTCTCCGATGAGATCCACGCCCCGCTCGTGTACTCGGGCGCCGAGTTCGTCCCGTACACCTCGGTGGATCCGCGAGGCATCGCGGTCCAGTCGGCGTCGAAGGCGTTCAACCTCGCGGCGATGCCCGCCGCGCAGATGATCGTGGGCGAAGAGCGCCGCTCGTGGCTCGCACGCTTCCGCCAGGGCGCGCACGGCCACCCGACCTACCTCGGCACCGTCGCGGGCTCCGTGGCGTACCGCGAGGGCGACGACTGGCTCGCGAGCCTCCTCGTGGGGCTCGAGGCCAACCGCGACACGATGCTCGACTTCGTGGAGAGCGACCTGCCCGGCGTGACGTCGTCGGCCAATCCCTCGACGTTCCTCGCGTGGCTCGACTTCCGCGGCACCGCGGCCGCCGGAGGCCGCGACCTGGGCGACGAGCCCGCGACCGCCCTCCTCAAGAGCGGCCGCGTGGCGCTCAACCCCGGCACGCACTTCGGAGGCGGCGGCGCGGGTCACGCACGACTGAACTTCGCCACGTCACCGACCGTGCTTCGCGAGGGGCTCGCCCGGATCGCCTCGGTCGTCACCGGCTGA
- a CDS encoding TerC family protein: MSAVTLSALAAPGIVPFASETTTGLETIATPALWAITFGAVIALIGFDFLLTRRPHEVSFKEALGWSAFYIALPLLFGVWVWNEHGGEIATHYYTGYIVEKSLSVDNLFVFILILSAFAVPRALQQRVLLVGVVGAIVLRGIFIALGAGLLAAFDWTFLLFGAILLATAIKVFRDARSDEEEHIEPGEIGIVRVIRRIWPVTDDYRGTRVSVKEGGRRLLTPLALVMAAIMATDLLFAVDSVPAVYGITGDPYLVFATNAFALLGLRALYFVLENALSKLVYLGYGLSVILAFIGVKLVLHWAHGVWEWMPTVPTTVSLLVIVGVLAVTTITSLWRSRQLEREDDAAVAAAGEADEPARSLEG; the protein is encoded by the coding sequence ATGTCTGCCGTGACACTGTCCGCGCTCGCCGCCCCCGGCATCGTCCCGTTCGCATCCGAGACCACCACCGGGCTCGAGACCATCGCCACGCCCGCGCTGTGGGCGATCACCTTCGGCGCGGTCATCGCGCTGATCGGCTTCGACTTCCTCCTGACCCGACGCCCGCACGAGGTGTCCTTCAAGGAGGCGCTCGGCTGGAGCGCGTTCTACATCGCGCTGCCGCTGCTGTTCGGCGTGTGGGTGTGGAACGAGCACGGCGGCGAGATCGCCACGCACTACTACACGGGCTACATCGTCGAGAAGAGCCTGTCGGTCGACAACCTCTTCGTCTTCATCCTGATCCTCAGCGCCTTCGCGGTGCCGCGCGCGCTCCAGCAGCGCGTGCTGCTGGTCGGGGTCGTCGGCGCGATCGTGTTGCGAGGCATCTTCATCGCGCTCGGCGCGGGCCTCCTCGCCGCCTTCGACTGGACCTTCCTGCTGTTCGGCGCGATCCTGCTCGCCACCGCGATCAAGGTCTTCCGCGACGCCCGCTCCGACGAGGAGGAGCACATCGAGCCCGGCGAGATCGGCATCGTCCGGGTGATCCGCAGGATCTGGCCCGTGACCGACGACTACCGAGGCACCAGGGTCTCCGTGAAGGAGGGCGGACGACGGCTGCTGACCCCGCTCGCCCTCGTGATGGCCGCGATCATGGCGACCGACCTGCTGTTCGCCGTCGACTCCGTGCCCGCCGTCTACGGCATCACGGGCGACCCGTACCTGGTCTTCGCGACCAACGCGTTCGCGCTGCTGGGCCTGCGCGCGCTGTACTTCGTGCTCGAGAACGCGCTGTCCAAGCTCGTCTACCTGGGCTACGGCCTGTCCGTGATCCTCGCCTTCATCGGCGTGAAGCTCGTGCTGCACTGGGCGCACGGCGTCTGGGAGTGGATGCCCACCGTGCCGACCACGGTGTCGCTGCTCGTGATCGTCGGCGTGCTCGCCGTGACCACGATCACGTCGCTGTGGCGCTCGAGGCAGCTCGAGCGCGAGGACGATGCGGCGGTCGCCGCGGCGGGCGAGGCGGACGAGCCCGCACGTTCGCTCGAGGGGTAG
- a CDS encoding RimK family alpha-L-glutamate ligase, translated as MTRIALATTRDLAEIDAEDALLLAALPESELVAWEDDHDWASFDLVVIRSTWNYIDRLDEFLAWADHVASVTRIVNPPSIVRWNTDKRYLGQLAEKGVPVVPSVFVAPGERADDAHVAGKVVVKPTVGNGSNGAKLIDSDPEAARAHVAFLHSTGRTALIQPYLDRVDDEGEKSLIHLGGEFSHAATKAAILSQEMSFSAGLYADEELSPATATDQERAVARAVLEAAAQVLPEAADLAYARVDLLPSDDGPVLLELELTEPSLFMPFAPGSPERVAEAFRKLASSPRL; from the coding sequence ATGACCCGCATCGCCCTCGCCACCACCCGCGACCTCGCCGAGATCGACGCCGAGGACGCCCTGCTCCTCGCGGCCCTGCCCGAGTCCGAGCTCGTCGCCTGGGAGGACGACCACGACTGGGCGTCGTTCGACCTCGTCGTCATCCGTTCCACGTGGAACTACATCGACCGCCTCGACGAGTTCCTCGCCTGGGCCGACCATGTCGCCTCGGTGACCCGGATCGTGAACCCGCCCAGCATCGTCCGGTGGAACACCGACAAGCGCTACCTGGGCCAGCTCGCCGAGAAGGGCGTGCCCGTGGTCCCGAGCGTCTTCGTCGCCCCGGGCGAGCGCGCGGACGATGCGCACGTCGCCGGCAAGGTCGTCGTCAAGCCGACCGTGGGCAACGGGTCGAACGGCGCGAAGCTGATCGACTCCGACCCCGAGGCCGCGCGGGCGCACGTCGCCTTCCTGCACTCGACCGGCCGCACCGCGCTGATCCAGCCATACCTGGACCGCGTGGACGACGAGGGCGAGAAGTCGCTCATCCACCTCGGCGGCGAGTTCTCGCACGCCGCTACCAAGGCCGCGATCCTGTCGCAGGAGATGTCCTTCTCCGCGGGCCTGTACGCGGACGAGGAGCTCTCGCCCGCGACCGCGACCGACCAGGAGCGCGCCGTCGCGCGCGCGGTGCTCGAGGCGGCCGCGCAGGTGCTGCCCGAGGCCGCCGACCTCGCCTATGCGCGCGTCGACCTGCTGCCGAGCGACGACGGCCCGGTGCTGCTCGAGCTCGAGCTCACCGAGCCCAGCCTCTTCATGCCGTTCGCACCCGGATCGCCCGAGCGCGTCGCCGAGGCTTTCCGGAAACTCGCCTCGTCGCCTAGACTCTGA